DNA sequence from the Phaeobacter sp. G2 genome:
CGATCTGCCGGAAGAATTCGGCGGACTGGGTGAAAGCTCTGTCGCGTCAGGGCTGATCGTCGAAGAGATCGCCTATGCTGATTTCAACGCAAGTTACGTGCAGCTTCTCGGCTCTCTCATGGGCGGAATGGTTGCCAAGCATGCCTCCCGCGACATCGCGGCGAAATGGGTGCCCAAGGTTGTTTCGGGTGATGCCGTCATTGGTCTGGGTCTGACAGAGCCGCGCGGCGGATCGGACGCGGCGAACCTGATTCTGAAGGCCGAGAAATCCGGAAACGGTTGGCGGCTGAACGGTGAAAAGACATCCATGAGTTTTGCCAGTCAGGCCGATGCGGCGGTCGTCTTTGCCCGCACCGGCGATCCTAACGGTGGCTCACGCGGGGTCAGCGCCTTTTTTGTCGATCTGAACCAGGACGGCATCAAGCGCACGCATTTTGACGACATCGGCACCAAGCCCGTCGGGCGTGGGTCGGTGTTCTTTGACGACGTCTTCGTGCCGGCCGAAAACATGATGGCCGAACAGGATCGCGCCTTCGGAACGATCATGGCCGGGTTTGATTATTCGCGCGCACTGATCGGGCTGGAGTGCCTGGGTGCCGCGCAAGCGTCGGTGGATGAAACCTGGGCCTATGTCCAGGAACGCGAAGCCTTTGGTGCGCCGATTGTGCAGTATCAGGGCGTCAGTTTCCCGCTGGCCGAAGCCGAAACTCAACTGACCATGATGCGCCAGCTTTGCTATTACACGCTGGACCTGCGCGACCGTGGTCTGCCGCATACGTCCGAGGCGGCCATGTGCAAATGGTACCTGCCCAAAACCGCCTGCGAGATCCTGCACCAGTGCCTGATCCTGCACGGACATTACGGCTATACCACCGACCTGCCTCACCACCAGCGCTATAACGATGTGCTTGGTCTGCAGATCGGTGACGGCACCGCGCAGATCCAGAAGCTGGTGATTGCCCGCGAGAAGGTCGGACGGATGGCGCTGCAATATGACAAGAAGGCGACGGGAGCTCAGAAATGAGCAATCCCATTATCGTCACGACCGAGGGCAACACCGGCATCATCGAGCTGGCCCGCCCCGAGAAATTCAATTGCCTGTCACTTGACGTGCATGAGCGCATATCTGCCGCGCGTTCGGAATTCGAGGCGAACCCGGATATCCGGGCGATCCTCATCCGGGCACAGGGCAAGAACTTTTGCACCGGTGCCGATCTGGTGGAAGTGAAAGGTAAATTGAACGATCCCGCCGCGCTGGATCACTTCATCGCCTTTGGCATGGAAAACCTGCGTGCGCTCGAAACCTCCTCCCTCCCTGTCGTGGTGGCAGTGCAGGGGTTGTGTCTGGCCGGCGGGATCGAACTGATGTTGGCTTGCGATGTGTGTTTCGCCGCCGAAACCGCTCAGTTTGGCGATCAGCATGCACAATTCGGACTGATTCCCGGTTGGGGCGGCTCGCAGCGGCTAACGCGGTTGATGGGGCAGCGCCGGGCGCTCGACCTGATGTTCTCAGCCCGCTGGCTTGCGGCGGGCGCGGCCAAAGAGGCCGGTCTGGTCAACTATATCGTGCCGGATGCGGATCTGCATCAGGCCGCGTTGGAATACTGTCAGAAAATCACCACCCGCTCGCGTCCCGGTATCGCCGAGATGAAGCGGCTGGCGCGGGAAGGCACGGACCTGGGCATCGACCAGCAAATGCGGCTGGAACGTGACGCCGCCGTGCGCGCGCTGCCCAGTGATGACGTCGCCGAAGGGCTCGACGCGTTCGAGAACCGGCGCACCCCTGAATTCAAGGCCTGAGGACGAAACATGGAATTCACTTTGAACGACGAACAGCGCCAGATTTACGAATACGGCGGTCAGTTGGCGCAGAAATACGACAATGCGTATTGGCTCGACCACGCCCGCAGGCATGAGTTCCCGCACGAGATGTTCAAACAGATTGCTGACGATGGTTTTCTGGGCATCATGGTGCCCGAGGAATACGGCGGCGCCGGCCTTGGCATGACCGAAATGGCGTTGTTCATGGAGGGCACCGCCAATCACGGCATACCGCTTCTGATGATGGTGGTCGGGCCGACCATGTCGCTGGCCCATATCGCCAGCCACGGGAGCGAATTCCACAAGAAGGAGCTGCTGCCGGCTGCCTGCCGCGGTGATATCCAGTTCTGTTTCGCGATCACCGAACCGGGTGCCGGGTCGAACACGATGAAGGCCACCACGCTGGCTAAGCGTCGGGGCAACCGGTTCAGCCTGTCGGGCGAAAAGACCTTTATCACCGGCGCCGAGGTGTCGGACTATTGTCTGGTGGTGGCGCGCACCAAGCCGCACACAGAAGTCAGCCGCAAGACCGACGGCTTTACCCTGTTCGCCGTAGATCTGAAGAAAAAAGGCGTCGACAAGCAGCGGGTGAAGATCTCGATCCCCCTGC
Encoded proteins:
- a CDS encoding enoyl-CoA hydratase/isomerase family protein — its product is MSNPIIVTTEGNTGIIELARPEKFNCLSLDVHERISAARSEFEANPDIRAILIRAQGKNFCTGADLVEVKGKLNDPAALDHFIAFGMENLRALETSSLPVVVAVQGLCLAGGIELMLACDVCFAAETAQFGDQHAQFGLIPGWGGSQRLTRLMGQRRALDLMFSARWLAAGAAKEAGLVNYIVPDADLHQAALEYCQKITTRSRPGIAEMKRLAREGTDLGIDQQMRLERDAAVRALPSDDVAEGLDAFENRRTPEFKA
- a CDS encoding acyl-CoA dehydrogenase family protein, which translates into the protein MHFQPTDDQKAFRETAKRFATEKLAPTYQERASGHTFDRALIKEMGALGLIGADLPEEFGGLGESSVASGLIVEEIAYADFNASYVQLLGSLMGGMVAKHASRDIAAKWVPKVVSGDAVIGLGLTEPRGGSDAANLILKAEKSGNGWRLNGEKTSMSFASQADAAVVFARTGDPNGGSRGVSAFFVDLNQDGIKRTHFDDIGTKPVGRGSVFFDDVFVPAENMMAEQDRAFGTIMAGFDYSRALIGLECLGAAQASVDETWAYVQEREAFGAPIVQYQGVSFPLAEAETQLTMMRQLCYYTLDLRDRGLPHTSEAAMCKWYLPKTACEILHQCLILHGHYGYTTDLPHHQRYNDVLGLQIGDGTAQIQKLVIAREKVGRMALQYDKKATGAQK
- a CDS encoding acyl-CoA/acyl-ACP dehydrogenase, whose protein sequence is MEFTLNDEQRQIYEYGGQLAQKYDNAYWLDHARRHEFPHEMFKQIADDGFLGIMVPEEYGGAGLGMTEMALFMEGTANHGIPLLMMVVGPTMSLAHIASHGSEFHKKELLPAACRGDIQFCFAITEPGAGSNTMKATTLAKRRGNRFSLSGEKTFITGAEVSDYCLVVARTKPHTEVSRKTDGFTLFAVDLKKKGVDKQRVKISIPLPEEQWTLFFDEVDLGPEDVVGEVDEGFSILFDSLNPERIILAALCCGIGRFALNKGVAYASERNVFGQPIGAHQGVQHPMAKAHTAVEMASLMTRRAAWEFDNKLPAGASSNMAKYAAAEAGIEAVDAALQAHGGSGFTEDTGLYEMYPLVRLLRTAPVNRELCLSFIGEKVMGLPRSY